One window from the genome of Lysobacter helvus encodes:
- a CDS encoding NADH-quinone oxidoreductase subunit M, translating into MANAPLLSLLIWLPMLGGVLALLAGNTRPQLARWIALATSMVVLLLSIPLITTFDRGNAAMQFLELHNWIPAYDIRYALGADGISVALIGLTTLTTVLVLIGAWGSIDTRVSQYVAAFLILEGLMIGVFAAMDAMLFYVFFEAMLIPMFIIIGVWGGPRRVYASIKFFLYTFLGSVFMLVGIIYLYLKGGSWQLADMAALPLTMKEQAWLFFAFLAAFSVKVPMFPVHTWLPDAHVEAPTGGSVVLAAIMLKIGGYGFLRFTLPIVPDAGHEYAWVVIALSLIAILYIGLVALVQDDMKKLIAYSSISHMGFVTLGTFIAFSLVRDTGNLDAARLGLQGAMVQMISHGFISGAMFSCVGVLYDRMHSRMIRDYGGVANVMPWFAMFMVFFGMSNAGLPGTSGFIGEFMVILASFQQHPLLAFAGATTLIVGAAYTLWLVKRVIFGEVGNAHVAELEDINPREWIVLGVFAIGVLALGVYPKPLTDLMEPSIAQLASQLAASKL; encoded by the coding sequence GTGGCGAACGCGCCCCTCCTGAGTCTCCTGATCTGGCTGCCGATGCTCGGCGGCGTGCTGGCGCTGCTGGCGGGCAACACCCGTCCGCAACTGGCGCGCTGGATCGCGCTCGCCACGTCGATGGTGGTGCTGCTGCTGAGCATCCCGCTGATCACCACCTTCGACCGCGGCAACGCGGCGATGCAGTTCCTCGAACTGCACAACTGGATCCCGGCCTACGACATCCGCTACGCGCTGGGCGCGGACGGCATCTCGGTCGCGCTGATCGGGCTGACCACGCTGACGACGGTGCTGGTGCTGATCGGCGCGTGGGGCTCGATCGACACGCGCGTGAGCCAGTACGTCGCCGCGTTCCTGATCCTCGAAGGCCTGATGATCGGCGTGTTCGCCGCGATGGACGCGATGCTGTTCTACGTGTTCTTCGAGGCGATGCTCATCCCGATGTTCATCATCATCGGCGTGTGGGGCGGGCCGCGCCGCGTGTACGCGTCGATCAAGTTCTTCCTGTACACCTTCCTCGGGTCGGTGTTCATGCTGGTCGGCATCATCTACCTGTACCTCAAGGGCGGCAGCTGGCAGCTGGCCGACATGGCGGCGCTGCCGCTGACGATGAAGGAACAGGCGTGGCTGTTCTTCGCGTTCCTCGCCGCGTTCTCGGTGAAGGTGCCGATGTTCCCGGTGCACACGTGGTTGCCGGACGCGCACGTCGAGGCGCCCACCGGCGGCTCGGTGGTGCTGGCGGCGATCATGCTGAAGATCGGCGGATACGGCTTCCTGCGCTTCACCCTGCCGATCGTGCCGGATGCCGGCCACGAGTACGCATGGGTCGTCATCGCGCTGTCGCTGATCGCGATCCTCTACATCGGCCTGGTCGCGCTGGTCCAGGACGACATGAAGAAGCTGATCGCGTATTCGTCGATCTCGCACATGGGCTTCGTCACGCTGGGCACGTTCATCGCGTTCTCGCTGGTGCGCGACACGGGCAACCTCGACGCCGCGCGCCTCGGCCTGCAGGGCGCGATGGTGCAGATGATTTCGCACGGTTTCATTTCCGGCGCGATGTTCTCGTGCGTCGGCGTGCTGTACGACCGCATGCACTCGCGCATGATCCGCGACTACGGCGGCGTGGCGAACGTGATGCCGTGGTTCGCGATGTTCATGGTGTTCTTCGGCATGTCCAACGCGGGCCTGCCGGGCACGTCGGGCTTCATCGGCGAGTTCATGGTGATCCTGGCCAGCTTCCAGCAGCACCCGCTGCTCGCCTTCGCCGGCGCCACCACGCTGATCGTGGGCGCGGCGTACACGCTGTGGCTGGTCAAGCGCGTGATCTTCGGCGAGGTGGGCAACGCGCACGTCGCCGAGCTCGAAGACATCAATCCGCGCGAGTGGATCGTGCTCGGCGTGTTCGCGATCGGCGTGCTCGCCCTCGGCGTGTATCCCAAGCCCCTGACCGACCTGATGGAGCCCTCCATCGCGCAGCTCGCCAGCCAGCTGGCGGCGTCCAAGCTCTGA
- the nuoN gene encoding NADH-quinone oxidoreductase subunit NuoN, producing the protein MPTAADLLPLLPELVLVGMAFALLMLDLFLSERQRWVTHVLAIGTLVVVAGLVASGTGGQGTVLNGMFVRDVTADVLKLFTCLVSALSLVYAWPFLRERGLYKGEVPVLVMFATTGMMLLVSSGSLVMVYLGLEMLALCQYALVAIDRDSPLASEAAMKYFVLGSLASGMLLYGMSLIYGATGTLDLKEISVAIGSASPGLMLTGVVFLLAGIAFKFGAAPFHMWLPDVYHGAPTPITLFIGSAPKLASFGMAYRLLETGAGPLDDRWRLLIAGLAALSLVIGNLAALAQTNLKRMLAYSTISHVGFLFLGLAGGGPQGYAAAMFYAITYAIMSTAAFGAIVVLSRKGFESDTIDDFKGLNSRSPWMALLVLCVMASLAGVPPFLGFWSKLVVLRAAIEGDMLWLAIVGIVFAVIGAFYYLRVIKVMYFDEPVGEGPRERDDMPVRVAFGVNAMLLLVLGILWNPIMQWCLASFR; encoded by the coding sequence ATGCCCACCGCCGCCGACCTGCTGCCGCTGCTGCCCGAACTGGTGCTCGTCGGCATGGCGTTCGCGCTGCTGATGCTCGACCTGTTCCTCTCCGAGCGGCAGCGCTGGGTCACGCACGTGCTCGCGATCGGCACGCTGGTCGTCGTCGCGGGCCTGGTGGCCTCGGGCACGGGCGGGCAGGGCACGGTGCTCAACGGCATGTTCGTGCGCGATGTCACCGCCGACGTGCTGAAGCTGTTCACGTGCCTCGTGTCCGCGTTGTCGCTGGTCTACGCGTGGCCGTTCCTGCGCGAGCGCGGTTTGTACAAGGGTGAAGTGCCGGTGCTGGTGATGTTCGCCACCACGGGCATGATGCTGCTGGTGTCCTCCGGCAGCCTGGTGATGGTGTACCTGGGCCTGGAAATGCTGGCGCTGTGCCAATACGCGCTGGTGGCGATCGATCGCGACAGCCCGCTCGCGTCCGAAGCGGCGATGAAGTACTTCGTCCTCGGTTCGCTGGCCTCGGGCATGCTGCTGTACGGCATGTCGCTGATCTACGGCGCCACCGGCACGCTCGACCTGAAGGAGATCAGCGTCGCCATCGGCAGCGCGTCGCCGGGCCTGATGCTGACCGGCGTGGTGTTCCTGCTGGCGGGCATCGCCTTCAAGTTCGGTGCGGCGCCGTTCCACATGTGGCTGCCGGACGTCTACCACGGTGCGCCGACGCCCATCACCTTGTTCATCGGTTCGGCGCCCAAGCTCGCCTCGTTCGGCATGGCGTATCGCCTGCTCGAAACCGGCGCCGGTCCGCTCGACGATCGCTGGCGTCTGCTGATCGCAGGCCTGGCGGCGCTGTCGCTGGTCATCGGCAACCTGGCGGCGCTGGCGCAGACCAACCTCAAGCGCATGCTGGCGTATTCGACGATCTCGCACGTCGGCTTCCTGTTCCTCGGCCTCGCCGGCGGCGGGCCGCAGGGCTACGCGGCGGCGATGTTCTACGCGATCACCTACGCGATCATGTCGACCGCGGCGTTCGGCGCGATCGTGGTGCTGTCGCGCAAGGGCTTCGAGAGCGACACCATCGACGACTTCAAGGGCCTCAACAGCCGCAGCCCGTGGATGGCCTTGCTGGTGCTGTGCGTGATGGCCTCGCTGGCCGGCGTGCCGCCGTTCCTGGGCTTCTGGTCCAAGCTGGTCGTGCTGCGCGCCGCGATCGAGGGCGACATGCTGTGGCTGGCGATCGTGGGCATCGTGTTCGCGGTGATCGGCGCGTTCTACTACCTGCGCGTGATCAAGGTGATGTACTTCGACGAGCCGGTGGGCGAGGGCCCCCGCGAGCGCGACGACATGCCCGTCCGCGTGGCCTTCGGCGTCAACGCGATGCTGCTGCTGGTCCTCGGCATCCTGTGGAACCCCATCATGCAGTGGTGCCTCGCGTCGTTCCGTTGA